The proteins below are encoded in one region of Geobacter sp.:
- a CDS encoding DUF86 domain-containing protein, with product MSENSLVRIKDLRNLLSHEYFGVNIEYILKTFRDDLPMLIDALQKNSEWN from the coding sequence ATATCCGAAAATTCCCTGGTAAGAATCAAGGATTTACGAAATCTGCTGTCGCACGAATATTTTGGAGTAAATATTGAGTATATCTTGAAAACGTTTCGTGACGATTTACCGATGTTGATAGATGCTTTGCAGAAAAATTCTGAGTGGAATTAA
- a CDS encoding helix-turn-helix domain-containing protein: MMKQRAYSKYAKEAALLLGQQIKLGRKERHWSEQNLAERAGISRATLQKIESGEMSPSIGLVFEVAALVGIPLFDQESRVLATSIELAQSKIALLPKRIRNKTRAVDDDF; encoded by the coding sequence ATGATGAAACAAAGAGCATACTCAAAATACGCAAAAGAAGCCGCTTTATTACTTGGTCAACAGATCAAGCTCGGGCGCAAAGAGCGCCACTGGTCTGAGCAGAACCTTGCGGAGAGAGCCGGTATTTCCAGGGCGACACTCCAAAAGATAGAGTCCGGTGAAATGTCGCCGTCCATCGGGCTGGTCTTCGAAGTTGCAGCCTTGGTTGGCATTCCCCTGTTTGATCAGGAGAGCCGGGTTCTTGCGACCAGTATCGAACTGGCGCAAAGCAAAATCGCTCTCCTCCCCAAACGGATCAGAAACAAGACAAGGGCGGTGGATGATGACTTCTAA
- a CDS encoding type II toxin-antitoxin system HipA family toxin, with the protein MTSKPKEAFVWIWLPGEMQPVVAGKLEADNGTIHFNYGKSYLERRDDKNPAIPIYEPELPLRAGVLPLLGDLEIPNCIRDAAPDAWGRRVIINRQFGLKGRDADTGSLDELTYLLESGSDRIGALDFQRSPTEFVPRAPVNASLEELLASAERVEQGVPLTAELDQALFHGSSIGGARPKALIEDRGTKYIAKFSSSSDLYSVVKAEYVAMRLAAIARLEAATVKLVKASGKDVLLIERFDRIALGSEWARKAMVSALTLFGLNEMTARYASYEEFAEIIRHRFTQPGATLKELYGRLVFNVLCGNTDDHARNHAAFWDGHELTLTPAYDICPQRRTGNEATQAMLITGDTRFSQLKTCLAAAHHFLLSQKAAAALIDRIETAIRENWERVCEEAELSPVDKNYLWGRQFLNPFSIER; encoded by the coding sequence ATGACTTCTAAGCCGAAAGAAGCCTTTGTCTGGATCTGGCTTCCCGGAGAGATGCAACCGGTGGTCGCCGGTAAGCTTGAAGCGGATAACGGCACAATCCATTTCAACTATGGCAAAAGTTATCTTGAGCGGAGAGACGACAAGAATCCGGCCATTCCGATTTATGAGCCGGAATTACCTCTGCGGGCCGGGGTGTTGCCCCTGTTGGGTGACCTGGAGATACCAAATTGCATTCGGGATGCCGCGCCCGATGCCTGGGGGCGACGTGTTATCATAAACAGGCAATTCGGCCTGAAAGGCCGGGATGCTGATACCGGCAGTCTGGATGAACTCACCTATCTGTTGGAATCGGGGTCTGACCGGATTGGTGCGCTTGATTTTCAGCGATCACCAACGGAATTTGTTCCGAGAGCTCCAGTAAATGCCAGCCTGGAAGAGTTGCTGGCATCGGCCGAACGGGTTGAGCAGGGAGTCCCCTTAACCGCCGAGCTCGATCAGGCGCTCTTTCACGGCAGTTCCATTGGGGGTGCCCGCCCCAAGGCTTTGATAGAAGATCGGGGCACCAAGTATATTGCTAAATTTTCGTCCAGCAGTGATCTCTACAGCGTTGTCAAAGCCGAATACGTTGCCATGAGATTGGCTGCTATAGCAAGGCTTGAGGCGGCTACAGTCAAGCTGGTCAAGGCGTCCGGTAAGGATGTCTTGTTGATTGAACGATTCGACCGAATTGCGCTCGGTTCCGAATGGGCACGAAAAGCCATGGTTTCCGCCCTGACACTGTTTGGCTTAAATGAAATGACGGCGCGTTATGCCAGCTATGAAGAGTTTGCGGAAATCATTCGCCATCGCTTTACACAACCGGGAGCAACCCTCAAGGAGCTTTATGGTCGGCTGGTTTTTAACGTCCTGTGCGGCAACACCGATGATCACGCCCGCAATCACGCCGCATTCTGGGATGGGCACGAGCTGACCCTGACGCCGGCCTATGATATCTGCCCGCAGAGGCGAACCGGCAATGAAGCGACCCAGGCCATGCTGATAACCGGCGACACCCGGTTCAGCCAGCTCAAAACCTGCCTGGCTGCCGCGCACCATTTCCTGCTTTCCCAAAAGGCAGCGGCAGCTCTGATTGACCGGATCGAGACAGCCATACGTGAGAATTGGGAGAGGGTCTGCGAAGAGGCGGAACTTAGCCCGGTTGATAAAAACTATCTGTGGGGACGGCAGTTTCTTAATCCGTTTTCTATAGAGCGGTGA
- the dcm gene encoding DNA (cytosine-5-)-methyltransferase yields the protein MKYISLFCGCGGFDVGLNNAGFVPTAAYDIEPIAVEVFKANINADACIRDLTSGLEKHEIEKGVQLVVAGPPCQGFSTVGKRKLDDPRNNLLTISGEIAVKIKPKVFVVENVRGVTAGEHKQYWEALREMLISSGYKVADLKCDGPDIGLAQLRSRMIMIAWTGKKEINFKLAKKESKALYDVLQGLDSQDNHIKKFLEPDTIAFHIAEKIAPGQKLSDVRGGPTSIHTWDIPEVFGEITATERLVLETILKLRRTMRIRPNGDADPVPVSAIDDVLGVDSSPVLSSLLKSKYIKVRDGNFDLAHGFNGKFRRLCWDKPSYTVDTRFGNPKYFLHPSENRGFTVREAARIQGFPDDFLFLGTESQQFRMVGNAVPPPLGEALGEFIKHTFFV from the coding sequence ATGAAATACATAAGTTTATTTTGCGGTTGCGGTGGCTTTGATGTTGGCCTTAATAACGCTGGGTTTGTTCCGACGGCAGCATATGATATTGAACCGATTGCAGTAGAGGTATTTAAGGCAAACATTAATGCTGATGCTTGTATAAGAGATTTAACTTCTGGATTAGAAAAGCACGAAATTGAAAAAGGCGTACAACTTGTTGTTGCGGGCCCTCCTTGCCAAGGATTCTCAACTGTTGGTAAACGAAAGCTAGATGACCCAAGAAACAATTTATTGACAATTTCAGGAGAGATTGCTGTCAAAATTAAACCTAAAGTTTTCGTTGTAGAGAATGTAAGAGGTGTCACAGCGGGGGAACATAAACAATATTGGGAAGCGCTCAGAGAAATGTTGATTAGCTCAGGCTATAAGGTTGCAGATTTGAAATGTGACGGACCTGATATTGGTCTTGCCCAACTGAGAAGCAGAATGATTATGATAGCCTGGACTGGGAAAAAAGAAATAAATTTCAAACTCGCCAAAAAAGAAAGTAAAGCATTATATGATGTCCTTCAAGGATTAGACTCACAAGATAATCATATAAAAAAGTTTCTTGAACCTGACACGATTGCATTTCACATTGCTGAAAAAATTGCCCCTGGACAGAAATTAAGTGATGTGCGAGGAGGGCCTACTTCAATCCATACTTGGGACATTCCAGAGGTATTTGGTGAGATAACGGCTACGGAGAGATTAGTCTTAGAGACTATATTAAAATTGCGTCGGACTATGCGTATTAGGCCGAATGGCGATGCTGACCCAGTTCCAGTTTCAGCAATTGATGATGTATTAGGGGTAGATTCATCGCCAGTTCTTAGTTCACTGCTAAAATCGAAATATATAAAAGTTAGAGATGGGAATTTCGATCTTGCTCATGGATTTAATGGCAAATTCAGGCGTCTTTGTTGGGATAAGCCATCTTACACTGTAGATACTCGTTTCGGTAATCCAAAATATTTTCTTCACCCATCAGAAAATCGTGGATTTACTGTACGCGAAGCGGCAAGAATTCAGGGATTCCCTGATGATTTTCTTTTCTTAGGGACAGAGTCACAACAATTCCGAATGGTTGGAAATGCTGTCCCACCTCCCCTTGGGGAGGCTCTTGGGGAGTTTATCAAACATACCTTTTTCGTTTAG